One segment of Setaria viridis chromosome 4, Setaria_viridis_v4.0, whole genome shotgun sequence DNA contains the following:
- the LOC117853593 gene encoding zinc finger BED domain-containing protein RICESLEEPER 2-like: MTVTVDNASANDCGVDYLRRQMQKTNIAKGKFLHMRCVAHIVNLIVKDGLQEVDLSIKRVRAAVRYIKNGTSRLVKFKEIAEEEKVDSKAFLKLDVPTRWNSTYLMLKAAIVYEKVFLKLAEDDTNYAIDLSEERDGFGHPDEDDWDNAKKMAQFLHHFHDLTVRISSSLQVTCNTFFHEIGEVHLLIQEWLNNEDNLQVSMGMRMKEKIDKYWGLWHTNSKDNDRQQQEQDRDKGRSKGRGKEKDRENINLLVFVAAFLDPRYKLSLYTKISVEEIFGEERCQLVWAAINTCVRELFEEYRNMYAPPSEETTQVIDANQSKGGAGGMLKEKIAKRMKLSNCSTSTNKSELEKYLAEETEDTEKKMDILSWWKVAP, encoded by the exons ATGACTGTAACAGTGGATAATGCAAGTGCCAATGACTGTGGTGTTGATTACTTGAGGAGGCAGATGCAGAAAACCAACATTGCCAAGGGCAAGTTTTTGCATATGAGGTGTGTAGCCCACATTGTGAATCTTATTGTAAAAGATGGATTGCAAGAAGTGGATCTCTCTATTAAACGTGTTAGGGCTGCTGTTAGATATATTAAAAATGGAACTTCAAGATTGGTCAAGTTTAAAGAAATTGCTGAGGAAGAGAAAGTGGACAGCAAAGCTTTTCTCAAACTTGATGTTCCAACAAGATGGAATTCCACATATTTGATGTTGAAGGCTGCAATTGTGTATGAGAAAGTGTTCTTAAAGTTAGCTGAAGATGACACTAATTATGCTATTGATCTGTCTGAAGAAAGGGATGGTTTTGGGCATCCTGATGAAGATGATTGGGATAATGCAAAGAAGATGGCACAATTTCTACATCATTTCCATGACCTTACTGTTCGTATCTCTTCTTCTCTCCAAGTCACTTGCAACACTTTCTTTCATGAGATTGGAGAAGTCCATCTGTTGATTCAGGAATGGCTGAACAATGAAGATAATTTACAAGTATCAATGGGGATGAGAATGAAAGAGAAAATTGATAAATACTGGGGACTTTGGCACACCAACAGCAAGGACAATGACAGGCAGCAACAAGAGCAAGATAGGGATAAAGGACGGAGCAAGGGcagggggaaggagaaggatagGGAGAACATCAATTTATTAGTATTTGTGGCAGCATTCCTTGATCCAAGGTACAAGTTATCTTTGTACACAAAGATTAGCGTTGAAGAGATATTTGGTGAAGAAAGATGTCAATTGGTTTGGGCAGCAATAAATACTTGTGTGAGAGAGCTGTTCGAAGAATACAGGAACATGTATGCTCCTCCAAGTGAAGAAACAACTCAAGTAATTGATGCTAATCAATCTAAGGGAGGTGCAGGAGGAATGCTTAAAGAAAAAATTGCCAAGAGGATGAAACTGAGCAATTGTTCTACCAGCACCAATAAATCTGAACTTGAGAAATATCTTGCTGAAGAAACTGAAgacacagaaaagaaaatggacaTTCTTAGTTGGTGGAAA GTAGCGCCGTAG